In the Tessaracoccus lacteus genome, CGGTCACCGGGCGCACCTGGGCCACGCACTCGAACACCTCGCCGGCCTCGTCGAGGGCCTTCCACAGCACCAGGTCGGAGAAACTCAGGTCGGCCAGCAGACTCCACTGCGAGACGAAGCCGTCCAGCCACTCGTCGTCGGTCATCTGGTCCACGTCGCGCGCCATGGGGTCACTCTGCCAGATGGCGCGAGGTGCTCGCGCTTTCTCCCTCACGCGTGGATCTGGCACAATGTGGTGTCGCATAGTCATCCAGACGAGGAGTCACCATGGGTAAGACCGGTCGTAAGCGCCGCGCCCGTCGCAGGAACAAGGCGAACCACGGCAAGCGTCCCAACGCCTGAGCCGCGCGCCGTCCCCGACGGACTGTCAAGCCCCCGCTGGTAGCGGGGGCTTTGTCATGCCCCGAGACCTCAGCCGGGCGAGACCCAGATCCGTGACCGTGGGTCCCACGTCGCGTTCGTGGCCGAGTCGGTCAGAACCGGATCACAGAAGCGCACACACTCCAGCAGCAGGTCCGCGAACGACTCCGGCGTGGACTCACCGAGGCGCTGCTTTCGCCGCCAGACGGCCCACTTGGCCTGCGCGGCAGCAGGCATGCGTTCAGCAAGGGGGCCGAGGGACTCCAAGGTCACCTTGCGATAATCAGCGCACACCTCGATGGCACGCCTGAGCATGTCGGCCTCGATCGTGCGCGTCGCCGTGATCGAGTCGATGTCCACGAAGTCACGCCAGCGTGTGTTCTCGGGTCCCCTGTCAACCGCTGTCACGATCTTCTCCGCCAGGACCATGTGATCCGGGTAGCCACGCACCGTCAGCGTGCCGCCCAGAAGCCTCGGCAGGATCGCCTGCGTCGCCCCCGGCCAGATCGGATCCCCGAAGTTGACGTCGACGTGCAGAGGGATTCGCGCGGAGGCGAGGCTCGCGACCATGTGCACCCGCACTCCGGCGTAGGCAGCCTCCTGCCGGATCTCCTCCGCCCTCAGCGACCCGTCATCGAAGTCGAGTCCGACCTCGAGGCCCTCTGCGACGATCTCCCCCACCCGGCCCAA is a window encoding:
- a CDS encoding nucleotidyl transferase AbiEii/AbiGii toxin family protein → MTPPAPPRDSPAGRAFNDLRNLAKRQGRDPFEYYTLYALEGFLARMAASLQADHFVLKGGVLMAAFAARRPTRDIDVAASGIPGDVSDVLGRVGEIVAEGLEVGLDFDDGSLRAEEIRQEAAYAGVRVHMVASLASARIPLHVDVNFGDPIWPGATQAILPRLLGGTLTVRGYPDHMVLAEKIVTAVDRGPENTRWRDFVDIDSITATRTIEADMLRRAIEVCADYRKVTLESLGPLAERMPAAAQAKWAVWRRKQRLGESTPESFADLLLECVRFCDPVLTDSATNATWDPRSRIWVSPG
- a CDS encoding 50S ribosomal protein bL37 produces the protein MGKTGRKRRARRRNKANHGKRPNA